Sequence from the Egicoccus sp. AB-alg6-2 genome:
GAGGTGGTCCCCGAGCCGTCCGAGCGGTGGACGGGGATGAACTCCTTGTCGGGAAGGTCGACGCCGGGGTTGAGCTCCGCGATCGCGGGGTCGTTCCACATCGTGATGCGTCGCTCGAAGATGTCGGCGATCAGGTCGCCGGTGAGCACCAGCTCCTCGATCTCTGGCTCGTCGTAGGCGATGGTCACCGCGCCGAAGACGACCGGGATCTCGATGGGGTCGCAGCCACGCTCGGTCGCGGCCAGCTGCAGGTCGTCCTCCGCCAGCACGCGTTCGGACGAACCGAAGTCGACGGTCTGGCTGAGGAACTGCTCGATCCCGCCGCCCGAACCGATCGACTGGTAGTTGATGAGGGCGTTGGGGTTGACGTCGTCCGCGTACGCGAAGATCCACTCTTCGAAGACCGGCGTCGGGAAGGTGGCGCCGGCCCCGTCGAGCGCGCCGGCCGGCCCGCCGGCGGTGGCCGGGTCGTCGCCGTCCTCGGCGGCCGGTTCGTCAGCGGTTGCGGGAGCGTCCTCGTCGACCGCCTGCGCGGTCGGGTCGCCGATGTCGGGGTCTGCACCGCAGGCGGAGACCAGGAGGGAGGCAGCCGCGAGGACGGCGGCTCGCCGGGTGAACGTACGCATCGAGTGTCACTCCAGGAGCGTGGCAGCGGAAGGGCGGAACGACGGTGACGCTACGAAGCCCGTCTTCCGGTGCCGTGACCTGCGGTGGAACGGAAGGTGAACGATCCCGAGTCTGGGTCACCCAGGTGAACCCGCGGTTGCGGACAGGCGACGTCGAGCTGACCATCGCGGCCCGAGGCGCGCGTCAGTGCCTGCGCAGCGCGGAGACGCGTCCCGGCCGACCGCGGGTGGGCGCAGCCGCGCACCCCAGGCGGCGGTGGAGGAAGTCCGCGATCGCGTCGTGGATCTCGTCGGGGAACTCGAGCAGCGCGCCGTGGGTGGCGTCGTGGACCACGCGCAGCTCGGCATCGGGGATGGCCGCCAGCATCTCCTCGCCGACCTCCTTCGGGGACCAGGGGTCGGCCGAACCCACCAGCACGTGCGTCGGGACGTCCACCTCGTGCAGCCACGGCCCGGCGTCGAAGTCGTGCATGCCCCTGGCGACCTCGACCGCGACGGCGGGGTCGCACGCGGCGAGGTGGCGGAAGTAGTCGTCCATCTCCTCGACCGGGGTGTAGGGGCCCAGCGCCCGGATCGCACGCGCGACCGGCATCGCCACGGGCAGACGGGGAGCGAGCGCGGCCAGGCGGCGGATCGGCCCCGGCACCAGCGGTACCGCGTGGTAGAGCAGCGGGAACAGGCGACTGCCGAGATCGGTGCCGTAGAAGGTCCGCATCGGCGACGAGAAGGGGCCGGTGACCAGCACCAGGCCGGCGACGAGGTCGGGGCGCTGTCGCCACAGTGCGAGCGCGACCTCGCAGCCCATCGAGTGGCCCAACGCCACCGTGCCCGTCAGGCCCTCGGCGTCGAGGACGGCGGCGACGTCGCCCGCGAGCCGCTCGATGGTGTAGTCCTCGGCCCGGGCGGGTCGCAGCCGGCTGCCGCGGTCCGGAGGGCAACCCGACGCACCGACGCCGCGGTAGTTGAGGACGACCACCGGGTGGCGTTCGGCGAGCGCGCCGGCGACACGCGCCCAGTGGTTGTCCGGACACAGGTACCCGGCGCAGAGCACCAGGGGGATCGTGTCGTCGTCGCCCCCGAGCACGGTGTAACGGATCGTCACCCCGTCGGCACTGACGGCCTCGCGGTCCTTGGTCCACACGTGACCGCCCCGGTCGCGATCGGGCCGTGCACGCGAAAGGCCCAGCGCCGCACCCAGCGTTCGCCCGGCGTTCATCGGACGTTCACCCTGACCTCGCACACTTCGTCACGACCGCCGACCGTAGCCCCCACCGGTGCAGGAGAACGCATGCGAGCCCCGACCGCCGCCGTCGCGCCCCGTCCCGCGCCGGTCGCCGAGCCGCGCGGCGCCGTCGCCACGGACGGCCCGTCTGCGCCGCCCGTGCTCCGCCTCGAGCAGGTCGGCGTCAGCTACGGCGCGGTAGCAGCCGTCTCTGGCGTGTCCTTCGACGTGCGCACCCGCGAGATCACCGCGCTGATCGGACCGTCCGGATGCGGCAAGTCGACGCTGCTGCGGGCGATGAACCGCATGAACGACCTCGTCGACGGCGCCCGGGTCGAGGGTCGCGTGACCTACCACGACCGGGACCTGTACGCCCCCGACGTCGACCCGGTGGAGGTCCGTCGCCGCATCGGCATGGTGTTCCAGAAGCCGAACCCGTTCCCGAAGTCGATCTACGACAACGTGGCGTTCGGTCCCCGCCTGCTCGGGCGCGTCGACGACCTCGACGACGTCGTCGAGCACGCCCTGCGTGCCGCCGCGCTCTGGGACGAGGTCAAGCACGGTCTCGACGCCTCGGGTCTCGCCCTCTCGGGTGGCCAGCAACAGCGGCTGTGCATCGCCCGGGCCATCGCCACTTCGCCGGACGTCCTGCTGATGGACGAACCCTGCTCCGCCCTCGATCCGATCGCCACCCTGAAGATCGAGGACCTGATGCGCGAGTTGCGCGAGCGGTACACGATCGTGGTGGTGACCCACAACATGCAGCAGGCGGCGCGGGTGTCGGACTGGACGGCCTTTCTCTCGGTCGACGTCGACGGGACCTCGAGGAGCCGGGGCGGCACGCTGGTGGAGTTCGACCGGACCGAACGGCTCTTCACCCAGGCCGCGGACGAGCGCACGGAGGCCTACATCACCGGACGGTTCGGTTGACGGCCCTGCTCCGCGGGGCCTTCCAGGCCCGGCTCGACGACGTCGACGACGAGCTCGTCGGGGCCGCGCTGGTGGTCGCGGAGGCGCTGCCACGCACGGCGAGGGCGCTGCTGCAGGGGGAGGCCGCCGTCGCCGACGTCGTCCGCTCCATGGCCCGCGACGTCAACGAACGCTGCCGCTGGGTCGAGGAACAGGGGTTCGTGCTGCTCGCGCGCGAGGCACCGGTCGCGGGGGACCTGCGGCGGCTGGTCGGCATCCTGCGGCTGGTCACCTCCGTCGAACGCTCGGCCGCCCTGCTGCGGCACATCGGTGAGGCGGTCGAACGCGTCGACACCACGGCGTTGCCCGACGAGATCCGCGCCATCATCGAGGCGCTGGGGACCTCCGCCGGCGAGGTGTTCCGTCAGGGGGTCGATGCCTGGCGACGCCGGGACGCGCTCGCCGTCCACGAGGTCGATCGGGAGGACGAGATGGTCGACCGGCTCCAGCAGCGGTTGCTCGGCCGGGCCCGTGAGGTCGTCGACGCGCCGGCGGAGTTGTTGCTGCTCGGACTGCTGGCCCGGTACTACGAACGCATCGCCGACCACGGGGTCTCGTTCGCGCAGCACGCGGCGTTCGCGGTGACGGGAGCGCGGATCGACGTGGGCCGGTGAGGCCCGTCGACGCTGCCCGCTCAGCGCTCGGACGCGGACAGTTCCACGGTCCGGCCGGTCGCGACGAAGACCGTCTGTTCGGCGATGTCGACGCCATGGTCGGCGAACCGTTCGAGCAGCCGGGCCAGCTGGATCATGTGGGTCGCCCATTCGAGGCGGTGCTCGTCCTGGGACGCCAGGCGCACCAGCCGGTGGAAGATGCCGAGGTTGAGCCGGTCGACGTCGTCGTCGAGGCGCGCACACGCCCTGGCGTGCTCGACGTCACGGTGCACGAACGCCTGCATGGCCGCGTGGGCCACCTCGCGGGCACGAGTGCCCATCTCGAGCAGCTGCCCGGTCAGTGCCTCGTCGGCCGGCAGGTCGCGGACCCGCTCCACGGTGCGGGCCACGCCGGACGCGTAGTCGCCCATCCGCTCGAGGTGGAGGCTGACGTGGATCAGCGCCGTCAACAACCGCAGGTCACCGGCGACGGGGCCGTGCAGCGCGACGACGGCCAATACGCCCTGCTGCACCTGCTCGTAGGCACGGTCGAGTTCGTCGTCGGCGACCACGACCCGTCGGGCGGCTTCGAGGTCGGAGACCTCCAGCGCCTGCAATGCTTCACCCAGCATCGCGTCGGCACGCTCGCTCATGGCCACGACGCGCGTCAACAGCTGGTCGAGCTGGGCCTGCAGGTCGTGCCGCATGACGGACCCCCTTCGCCCTCCGTAGCGTAAGACCCAGGACAAGGAACCACCACCGATGCCGAAGCTGTTGCTGGTCGAGGACGAGCAGGCGATCGCCGCGGGGCTGGCGATCACGCTCGAGGCCGAGGGATTCCAGGTCGTCTGGGTCAAGGACGGGCTCGAAGCCATTCCGGCCTGGGAGCGCATCCGCCCCGATCTCGTCGTGCTCGACCTGATGCTGCCGGGCATGTCCGGTACCGAGATCTGCCGGGCGATCCGGGCCCGTTCCGACGTCCCGATCATCATGCTCACGGCCCGTGAGGCCGAGGTCGACCGGGTCGTGGGGCTCGAACTCGGCGCCGACGACTACGTGACCAAGCCGTTCTCGACCCGCGAACTGATCGCCCGCATCAAGGCCGTGCTGCGTCGCGCCCCGTTGCACGACCTCGGCGGGGACGATGCTCCCGTCGAGGCGTCCGGCGTCCGCGTCGACCGCGCCCGCCACGAGGTCCGCGTCGACGGGGTGGCGGTCGAGCTGCCGCCGAAGGAGTTCGAACTGCTGGCCTACCTCGTCGAACACGCCGGGCGGGTGCTCACGAGAGGACAGCTCATCGACGAGGTGTGGGGCAGCGACTACGTGGGGGACACCAAGACGCTCGACGTCCACATCCGTCGCCTGCGCATGCGCGTCGAACGGGAACCGGACGCGCCGACCCGGATCCAGACCGTGCGGGGCGTGGGCTACCGGTTCGCCGACTCGTGAATCCGCGCCCGCTGTTGCTCGCGCTGGCGTATGGCGTGCTGGCGTACGCCGCGACCCGGATGCTGTCGGCCGGCGCCGCGATGGCGGTGGTGGTGGCGGGGGCGATCGGGGTGTGGATCGTCGCCGACACGTTCGAGTCGCGCCGTCTCAGCCGACTGACGGGCCGGGTCGGCGCCTGGCTGGTCGAGGAGGACCACCGTCCGGTGCAGCTGCGCGGAGGCCCCGAGTGGCGCGAGCTCGGGATCGCGCTGAACACGCTCGGAGCCGAATACCAGCGCCGCGGGGAACGCATCGCCCGCGAACGCCCGTGGCGTCGGGAGCTCGTCGACTCGCTGGTGCAGCCGGCGCTGCTGTTCTCCGGTGACGGCCGGATGCTCGCCGCCAACGCTCCCGCCCGCGACCTGCTCGGCATCCCGGTCGACGCGGAGCGCATGACCGTCGTGCAGGCCGTCGGCAGCACCGCCCTCGCCGAGTCGGTCCACGAGGCCAGGATCTCGCGCCAGCCGGTCACCATCGACGCCGAGCATCGTGGCCACGAACTGCGTGCAACCGTCTCGCTCGTCGGCGACGAGACCCTGATGATCATCGTCGACCGCACCCGCGAGCGCCGGACCGAGGAACTGCGTCGCAACTTCGTGGTCAACGCCTCGCACGAACTCAAGACCCCGGTGACGGGGATCCAGACCCTGGCCGAGGCGATGCGGGTCACGCTCGACCGCGATCCCGGGCGGCTGCCGTCGCTGATCAACCAGCTCGGTGACGAGGCCGAACGGCTCGCCCGGCTGGTCAACGACCTGCTCGACCTGCGGCGGCTGGAGGAGCGTGGCCCGCTGGAGCGCGTCCCGGTCGACCTCGCCGAACTGGTGCGGCAGGTGGTCGTCGGTCTGCTCGCCCGGGCCGAGGAGCGCGAGGTCGAGCTGGTGGTCGACGCTCCCGACCGCGCCCGCGTCGCAGGGGTGCCCGGCGACCTCGAGGTGATCGTCAAGAACCTCGTCGGCAACGCCGTGCAGTACAACCGACCCGGCGGCACCGTCGTCGTCCGTCTCGCGCCCGAGGACGGCGGCTACCTGCTGACCGTGCGTGACACGGGCATCGGCATCCCGCAGCAGGACCTGTCGCGGGTCTTCGAGCGGTTCTACCGCGTCGACACCGCCCGCTCGCGCGAGACGGGCGGGACCGGCCTCGGCCTGTCCATCGTGCGTCACGCCGTCGAGCGGCACGGCGGCAGCGTGCGCGTCGACAGCCTGCTCGGCGAGGGCACGACGTTCACGGTCCGGTTGCCGGTGGCGCCTCCGCCCTGAGCCCACGCCCCTTCGCTCAGCGCACGACCAATTCGCGTTTCAGGAGGCAGACGATTGGCTGCGCCCGGAAAGAGGGTAGGCAGCCGATGGACGACGACGAGCAACGGGACCTGTGGGAGGCGACCGCCGCGGCGGTGGCCCACGAACTCGCGACGCCGCTTGCGGCGACCCAGGCCGCCATCCGTCTGCTCGCCGCCGCCGAGAGCGACGACGAGCGGGAGCAGCTGAGCGACGCCGCCCTGCGCAACCTGCAGCTGCTGGAACTGCAGGTGCGCCGGCTGCAGCAGTTGGACGCGGCCGCGCCGGCGCCGGCGGTGCAACCGGGCGTCGACCTGGCCGCCCTGGTGCGGGAGACCGTCGAGGACCTCGCGCTGACGACGCTCGGTGACCACCCCACCACGGTGGAGGCGCCCGGGCAGGTCGTGCTCGAGGCCGATCCGAACCAGCTGCGGCAGGTGCTGTTCAACCTGCTCTCCAACGCCGCCAAGTACTCGCCGGCCGGACGCGACATCGTGATCGACGTCGAGCCGGGCGCCGACGAGGTGATGCTGCGGGTACGCGACCGCGGGGAGGGCGTCGCCCCCGAGGACGCCGACCGGATCTTCGAGCGCTACGAGCGTGCCGCGACCGACCACCAGGGCGCCGGCCTGGGCCTGTACCTCTCGCGGCGGATCGCCCGCGCGCACGGTGGCGACCTGCACCTGGTGCCCGCCGAGGGCGAGGGCGCCGTCTTCGAGCTCGTGCTCCCGACCCGCCAGGGCGGCGGGGCGACACGCGGGGAGTGACCGACGCGGGCCCGCCACTAGCCTGCCGGCCATGAACCCTCCAGACCTCACACGCGAGCGGGGCAAGACGCTGCGTGCTCCCGCGATCCTCGACGCGCTCTCGCACGAGCTGCCCGATGCCACGATCGCCCTGGAGTTCTCGAATCGGTGGGAACTGCTGGTCGCGACCATGCTGTCGGCCCAGTCGACCGACGTGAAGGTCAACGAGGTCACCCGCGTGCTGTTCCGC
This genomic interval carries:
- the pstS gene encoding phosphate ABC transporter substrate-binding protein PstS, whose product is MRTFTRRAAVLAAASLLVSACGADPDIGDPTAQAVDEDAPATADEPAAEDGDDPATAGGPAGALDGAGATFPTPVFEEWIFAYADDVNPNALINYQSIGSGGGIEQFLSQTVDFGSSERVLAEDDLQLAATERGCDPIEIPVVFGAVTIAYDEPEIEELVLTGDLIADIFERRITMWNDPAIAELNPGVDLPDKEFIPVHRSDGSGTTSVFTKYLDADTDTWTLGEGTEVQWPSGTIGGEGNEGVSAGITQNDGGIGYINQAYALELGLQTASVVNRDGNAVQPTLEATSAALSAIDIPDDFRFDILGVGGDGYPIAGTNWIFAWECGYDQETADLLIDFWTWAVENGDDLALELGYAPLADDVKPDVLAAIERINAQN
- a CDS encoding alpha/beta fold hydrolase → MNAGRTLGAALGLSRARPDRDRGGHVWTKDREAVSADGVTIRYTVLGGDDDTIPLVLCAGYLCPDNHWARVAGALAERHPVVVLNYRGVGASGCPPDRGSRLRPARAEDYTIERLAGDVAAVLDAEGLTGTVALGHSMGCEVALALWRQRPDLVAGLVLVTGPFSSPMRTFYGTDLGSRLFPLLYHAVPLVPGPIRRLAALAPRLPVAMPVARAIRALGPYTPVEEMDDYFRHLAACDPAVAVEVARGMHDFDAGPWLHEVDVPTHVLVGSADPWSPKEVGEEMLAAIPDAELRVVHDATHGALLEFPDEIHDAIADFLHRRLGCAAAPTRGRPGRVSALRRH
- the pstB gene encoding phosphate ABC transporter ATP-binding protein PstB; amino-acid sequence: MRAPTAAVAPRPAPVAEPRGAVATDGPSAPPVLRLEQVGVSYGAVAAVSGVSFDVRTREITALIGPSGCGKSTLLRAMNRMNDLVDGARVEGRVTYHDRDLYAPDVDPVEVRRRIGMVFQKPNPFPKSIYDNVAFGPRLLGRVDDLDDVVEHALRAAALWDEVKHGLDASGLALSGGQQQRLCIARAIATSPDVLLMDEPCSALDPIATLKIEDLMRELRERYTIVVVTHNMQQAARVSDWTAFLSVDVDGTSRSRGGTLVEFDRTERLFTQAADERTEAYITGRFG
- a CDS encoding phosphate uptake regulator PhoU — translated: MTALLRGAFQARLDDVDDELVGAALVVAEALPRTARALLQGEAAVADVVRSMARDVNERCRWVEEQGFVLLAREAPVAGDLRRLVGILRLVTSVERSAALLRHIGEAVERVDTTALPDEIRAIIEALGTSAGEVFRQGVDAWRRRDALAVHEVDREDEMVDRLQQRLLGRAREVVDAPAELLLLGLLARYYERIADHGVSFAQHAAFAVTGARIDVGR
- the phoU gene encoding phosphate signaling complex protein PhoU; protein product: MRHDLQAQLDQLLTRVVAMSERADAMLGEALQALEVSDLEAARRVVVADDELDRAYEQVQQGVLAVVALHGPVAGDLRLLTALIHVSLHLERMGDYASGVARTVERVRDLPADEALTGQLLEMGTRAREVAHAAMQAFVHRDVEHARACARLDDDVDRLNLGIFHRLVRLASQDEHRLEWATHMIQLARLLERFADHGVDIAEQTVFVATGRTVELSASER
- a CDS encoding response regulator, whose translation is MPKLLLVEDEQAIAAGLAITLEAEGFQVVWVKDGLEAIPAWERIRPDLVVLDLMLPGMSGTEICRAIRARSDVPIIMLTAREAEVDRVVGLELGADDYVTKPFSTRELIARIKAVLRRAPLHDLGGDDAPVEASGVRVDRARHEVRVDGVAVELPPKEFELLAYLVEHAGRVLTRGQLIDEVWGSDYVGDTKTLDVHIRRLRMRVEREPDAPTRIQTVRGVGYRFADS
- a CDS encoding sensor histidine kinase; this translates as MNPRPLLLALAYGVLAYAATRMLSAGAAMAVVVAGAIGVWIVADTFESRRLSRLTGRVGAWLVEEDHRPVQLRGGPEWRELGIALNTLGAEYQRRGERIARERPWRRELVDSLVQPALLFSGDGRMLAANAPARDLLGIPVDAERMTVVQAVGSTALAESVHEARISRQPVTIDAEHRGHELRATVSLVGDETLMIIVDRTRERRTEELRRNFVVNASHELKTPVTGIQTLAEAMRVTLDRDPGRLPSLINQLGDEAERLARLVNDLLDLRRLEERGPLERVPVDLAELVRQVVVGLLARAEEREVELVVDAPDRARVAGVPGDLEVIVKNLVGNAVQYNRPGGTVVVRLAPEDGGYLLTVRDTGIGIPQQDLSRVFERFYRVDTARSRETGGTGLGLSIVRHAVERHGGSVRVDSLLGEGTTFTVRLPVAPPP
- a CDS encoding sensor histidine kinase, with protein sequence MDDDEQRDLWEATAAAVAHELATPLAATQAAIRLLAAAESDDEREQLSDAALRNLQLLELQVRRLQQLDAAAPAPAVQPGVDLAALVRETVEDLALTTLGDHPTTVEAPGQVVLEADPNQLRQVLFNLLSNAAKYSPAGRDIVIDVEPGADEVMLRVRDRGEGVAPEDADRIFERYERAATDHQGAGLGLYLSRRIARAHGGDLHLVPAEGEGAVFELVLPTRQGGGATRGE